From Chryseobacterium gallinarum, one genomic window encodes:
- a CDS encoding SDR family NAD(P)-dependent oxidoreductase: protein MDIQLKGKRALVTGSSSGLGEAIAKMLASEGAMVIIHGRNLKRANDVAAEINASGGSATVAIGDVATDEGADAVAAAALSSGPVDILVNNAGVTSHKSWGEASAEDWLALYNTNVVSYVRMIQRIVPQMKELGWGRLIHIGGGLAIQPIKEQPHYNATLAARHNMSVSLARQLKETGITSNIVSPGAIINPMVEQWLEQAAPKFGWGTDMEEIKYKAVQELIPNDTGRFGAPEEIAGAVVYLCSRFADYISGSVLRVDGGTIRCL, encoded by the coding sequence ATGGACATACAATTAAAGGGTAAACGTGCCCTGGTAACCGGATCTAGTTCCGGATTGGGCGAAGCTATTGCCAAAATGCTCGCAAGTGAAGGCGCCATGGTAATCATACATGGGCGTAACCTTAAACGGGCCAATGATGTAGCTGCAGAGATTAACGCTTCCGGTGGATCTGCCACAGTAGCGATCGGAGACGTTGCGACAGATGAAGGCGCCGATGCTGTAGCTGCAGCGGCACTCTCCTCCGGACCGGTGGATATACTGGTTAATAATGCCGGAGTTACTTCCCACAAATCATGGGGCGAAGCAAGTGCGGAAGACTGGTTAGCGCTGTACAATACTAATGTGGTTTCATATGTACGGATGATACAACGCATCGTTCCACAGATGAAGGAGCTTGGTTGGGGCAGGTTAATACATATCGGTGGTGGACTGGCTATACAGCCCATAAAGGAACAGCCACATTATAATGCTACCCTTGCTGCGCGGCATAATATGTCTGTATCGCTCGCTAGGCAGCTTAAAGAGACGGGTATTACCTCTAATATCGTATCTCCCGGAGCTATCATCAATCCAATGGTAGAGCAATGGCTCGAGCAGGCAGCACCTAAATTTGGCTGGGGAACGGATATGGAAGAGATTAAGTACAAAGCAGTTCAGGAGCTTATCCCCAATGATACCGGTAGGTTTGGTGCACCTGAAGAAATTGCGGGTGCCGTTGTCTACCTCTGTAGTCGTTTTGCTGACTATATCAGCGGTTCTGTACTACGGGTCGACGGAGGGACAATCCGTTGTTTATAA